AGCGAGGGGCGCCCCGGTGACGATGAGGATCATGAGGCCGAGAATCCCGGCGTCGAAGGCGGCTTCCCGCCCTCCCACTCAGCCCCTCCTCATGCACGCATCCGCGGGACGAAGAAAGCCGCGGTCCGCGCCAGACCTTCCTCGAGGTGCACTTTCGGGTCGTACCCCAGGTGCTCGTGCGCGGCCGACACGTCGGCGAGCGAATCGCGGACGTCGCCCGCGCGCGGAGGATCGTGCCTGGGCGCCACGTCGGCGCCGAGGATGCCGTTGACGATGCGGACGAGATCGAGGAGGGAGATCCGCCGCCCGCACGCCACGTTGAACGCGCGGCCGAGCGCGGAGTCCCCCGCCCGGCACGCGAGGAGGTTCGCGTCGACCGCGTTGTCGATGTAGCAGAAGTCGCGCGTCTGCTTTCCGTCGCCGTAGATCGTCGGTGATTTCCCCGCGGCCATCATCGTGATGAACCGGGGGATCACGGCGGCGTACTCGGAGGCGGGATCCTGACGGGGCCCGAAGATGTTGAAGTATCGCAGGGAGACCGTCGGGAGACGGTAGAGAGCGTGGAAGACGCGCGCGTACTGCTCCCCTCCGAGTTTCTGGATGGCATAGGGGGACAGCGGGGAGGTCGGCATCGTCTCGACCTTGGGCAGGACCGGCGTGTCGCCGTAGGCCGACGAGGACGAGGCGTAGACGAACCGCTCGACGCCCTTCTCGCGGGCCGCCTGGAGGAGGTTGAGCGTCGCGGTGATGTTGGCCGCGTGAGTCCGCACGGGATCGGCGACCGATCGCGGCACCGAGGGGATGGCGGCCTGGTGCAGGACGTACGACGCGCCGTCCACGGCGCGACGCGCGACCTCGACGTCCGCGAGATCTCCCTCCAGGATCTCCGGGCGCGCGCCTCCTGCCGCGCGGCTCGCCGCGTCGATGTTCTCGCGCCGTCCCGTCGCGAAGTTGTCCACGACGCGGACGCGCTCCCCCTCGCGGAGCAGGCGCTCCACGATGTTCGAGCCGATGAAGCCGGCCCCGCCGGTGACGACGAACAGTTTCCCCACGGATCCTCCCGCCGGCCTCGCGTTCCGGCCCGTCAGCGCTTGCCCGCGTCGACCCCCGGCCGGCCCACGCAGCGGTAGCTGAAACCGAGCCGCGACATCTCAGATACCTCGTAGATGTTCCGGAGGTCCACGATGGCCGGGGACTTCATCACCTTCTTGAGGCGGCCGAGGTCGAGCTGCCGGAACTGGTTCCACTCGGTGGCGACGACGAGGACGTCCGCCCCCTCCGCCGCGTCGTACTCGCTCTGCGCGAAGGTGACACCCTTCAGCACCTTGCGCGCCGCCTCCATGGCCACCGGATCGTACGCGCGGATCTTCATCCCCCACTCCCCGAGGATCTCGGCGACCCGCAGCGCCGGCGACTCGCGGATGTCGTCCGTGTTCGGCTTGAACGAGATCCCGAGAAGGGCGGCCGTCTTCCCCTTCGGCTCGCCGACGAGATCGCGCACCTTGCCGATGACCTCCCCGATCTGCTGGTCGTTGACCTCCATCACGGCCTCGACGATGCGAAGGCGGTACCCGCGGTTGCGCGCGATCTGCGCGACGGCCTGGGTGTCCTTGGGGAAGCACGAGCCGCCGAACCCGGGGCCGGGGTGGAGGAACTTGCGGCCGATCCGGTTGTCGAGCCCCATCCCGCGAGCGACGTCGTGGACGTCGGCTCCGATGCGATCGCAGAGGTTGGCGATCTCGTTGATGAAGGAGATCTTGGTCGCGAGGAAGGCGTTGCTCGCGTACTTGATCATCTCGGCCGTGACGACGTCGGTGGTGAGGAACGGCGTCTCGATCAGGTAGAGAGGGCGGTACAGATCCCTCAGGATGGCCGTCGCCTGCGGGTCCTCCGTCCCGATCACCACTCGGTTCGGCCGCATGAAGTCCTCCACGGCGGCCCCCTCGCGGAGGAACTCGGGGTTGCTGGCGACCGAGAAGGCGATCTCGGACTTCCGGTTCTCCTCGATGAGCTTGCGGATCATCGATCCGGTTCCCATCGGGACGGTGCTCTTGGTGACGACGACCTTGTACTCGTTGAGGTGGCGCGCGACCGCGAGCGCGACGTCCCGGACGAAGGTCAGGTCGGCGGCGCCGGACTCGTCCGGCGGGGTGCCGACGGCGATGAAGATGACGAGCGACTGCTCGACGGCGGTGGCGAGATCGGTCGTGAAGCTCAATCGCCCCTGCCGCACGTTGCGCTCGACCATCTCCTCGAGGCCGGGCTCGTAGATCGGCATCCTGCCGGCTTTCAGATCGCGGACCTTCTCCTCGATCTTGTCCACGCACGTCACGTGGACGCCGAACTCGGCGAAGCACGCCCCGGTCACCAACCCGACGTACCCCGTTCCCACGACGGCGATGTTCATTCGATGCGTCCCCTCGGGCCTCGCGCGCGTCAGTCGACGAAGCGGTACTTGACGATGCACCAGATCGCCGCGACGCCGTCCTTCCAGCCGATTTTCTTTCCCTGAGCGTAGTCGCGGCCGTGATAGGAGATGGGGACCTCGTAGATCCGCCATCCCCGCCGCGCGACCTTCATCGTGAACTCGGGCTCGAACCCGAAGCGATCCGATCGCAGCTTCAGGCCGTCGAGGACCCGGCGCCTGAAGACCTTGTAGCAGGTCTCCATGTCGGTCAGGTTGATGTTCGAGAGCATGTTGCTCAGGAGCGTCAGAAAGCGATTGCCGGCATAATGCCAGAAAAGGTGAACGCGGTGGGGCCCCGCCAGGAACGAGCACCGTGTGGACCTCGTTGAAGACCGGGATGACGACGGAGGCCTTCAAGAGGAGACGACCCCGGCGCGATTTCCCGGCCGCCGATCCTTCAGCCACGCTACGAAGCGCCGGATCCCCTCCTCGATGGGCACCTTCGGGTCGTACCCCAGCTCCTCGCGCGCGCGCGAGACGTCCGCCCACGTCATGCGGACGTCCCCGGGCTGGTTCGGCATGGCCTGGATCTTCGCCGGCGTCCCGATCTCGCGCTCGAGGATCGCGATGAGCGAAGAGAGCGGCACGCGGCGCGACTCCCCGAGGTTGTAGATGTGGAACCCCGAGACCCTGTCCATCGCCCTCACGACGCCTTCGATGATGTCGTCGACGTACGTGTAGTCGCGCTCGGTCGAGCCGTCGCCGTAACGGGGAAGGGGCCGCCCTTCGAGGATCTCGCGCGCGAACTTGTGGATCGCCATCTCGGGGCGCTGGCGCGGGCCGTAGACCGTGAAGAATCTCAGGCACGTGACGTCGAGGGCGTGCACGTGGTGGTGGGCATAGCACAGGAGCTCCCCCGCCGCCTTCGTGGCCGCGTAGGGGGAGACCGGATGGGTCACCGGATCGCTCTCCGCGAACGGGACCTTGTTCGCGTCGCCGTAGACGGAGGAGGACGACCCGAAGACGAAGCGACGGGGACCGTGCCGCCGGCACGCCTCGAGCAGGACCGACGTGCCCGTGAGGTTCACGTCGCTGTACAGGGCCGGCTCCGCGATCGACGGTCTCACGCCCGCGCGCGCGGCGAGGTGGACGACGACGTCGAACCTCTCCGCGCCCAGGACCTCGTCGACGGTCGCGGCGCTCCGGATGTCCCCCGTGATGAGGCGGTAGCGCGGATGCGCGAGCGCGGCGGCCACGTTGTCGCGCTTGATCGCCTCGTCGTAGAAGGGATCGAAGTTGTCGAGAGCGACGACCCGATCCCCGCGGGCCAGCAGCCTTTCGCAGAGGTGCGAGCCGATGAACCCGGCGCCCCCCGTCACGAGCACTGTGCTCACGTGCGATCCCCCTCCCGTGGCTGCGGCCCCCTCAGAGCTTCACGAGCTTCGAGCGGCCGCGCTTGAGGCTCCGCGTGGCGTTGCGCGTGTCGACGAGAACCGGCACTCCGTCGAGGATTCTCTGGTAGTCGACGTCGGCGTGATCGGTGACGATGACCGCGCAGTCGAGGCCCCGGAGCGATCCGCGCGTGAGCGGGACCGACGTCGCGGCCGGGCCATGGGAGCCGCCGTGAAGGGCCGGCACGTGCGGATCGTGATACCGGACCACGGCCCCCCTCTCCCGCAGCAGGCGCATCAGGTCGAGGGCCGGCGACTCGCGCGTGTCGTTGGTGTCCCGCTTGTACGCGACGCCGACGACGAGCACCTTCGCGCCGCGAAGCGCCTTGCGGCGCACGTTCAGCGCGTCGACCACCTTGCCGAGCACGTAGTTCGGCATCTGCCCGTTGACCTCCGCCGCCAGCTCGATGAACCGCGCCTGGTAGTCGAGCGTCCGCAGCTTCCACGAGAGGTAGTGGGGATCGATCGGGATGCAGTGGCCGCCGAGACCCGGCCCGGGGTAGAACGGCATGAAGCCGAAGGGCTTCGTCGCCGCCGCCGAGATGATCTCCCAGACGTCGAGCTTGAGCCGGTCGCAGATGAGCGCGATCTCGTTCACCAGGCCGATGTTCACGGATCGGAACGTGTTCTCGAGGAGCTTGATCATCTCGGCGGCGCGCGCCGAGCTCACGGGGACGACCCTCTCCACCGCCTGCTGGTAGAGGTGGGCCGCCATGCGGCCGCACGCGAGGGTGATCCCGCCGACGACCTTGGGGGTGTTGCGGATCCCGTACCGGGCGTTCCCGGGATCGACGCGCTCCGGCGAGAAGGCCAGGAAGAAATCGACGCCGGCCCGCAGGCCCCCTTCCTGGAGGCTCGGCAGCATGATCTCCTCGGTGGTCCCGGGATACGACGTCGACTCGAGGACGATGAGCATCCCCCGGTGGACGCGCGGCGCGATCTCGTCGAGAGCCGAGACGATGTAGGAGATGTCGGGATCGCGCGTCTTGCGGAGCGGAGTCGGCACGCAGACGATGACCGCGTCGAGCTTCCGGATGATCTCGAAATCCGACGTCGCGCTGAGCCTGCCGGCGCCCAGCGCCTCCCGCAGCGCCTTCGACGAGACGTCCTGGACGTACGAGCGCCCCCGCTTCAGGGAGTCGACCTTTCTTGCGTCGACGTCGATGCCGTGGACCCGGAAGCCCTGCCGCGAGAACTCCAGCGCGAGAGGCAGGCCCACGTACCCCAGGCCCAGGATTCCGATCTGCGCGCGCCTCGAGTCCACCCTGGCGCGCAGGTCGTCGGCGATCTTCCGGCCGTTCCCCGCGGCTCGCTTCACAGCCCCTCCGGCGAGACGGGCTCCGGCTTCGTCGTGCCGTCGTTGTTGGGATCCTTCAAGCGCTCCTTCTCTCCTTTCTCGCGATAGTGCCGGACGAACCACGACATCATCTTGCTCTTCTGGACCCCGTGCAGCACGTCCTGAAGATCTCGATAGAGGGTCGGGTCGTTGATGAACGCTCCGGCGGTCCCGTCCCCGTGGTTGAGCTTCTCGGTGATCTCCCTGAGGTTTTCCGTGACCTTCTTCAGATCGCCGAGGACCTGGCCCGCGACCTCGTCGTCCGTGACGAGGCGACCGGCGAGGCCCTTCCCGTCCCGGATCTCCTGGACGAGGCCCTTCATCGTCCCGGTGGTCGCCTGGAGATTGGCTAGAATCTGGCTCACGGATCCGTCGGGCGCCAGCGCCTGCATCGCCACGCCTTTTTCGTCGGCGAGGCGGCCGAGGATCGCCTCGATGCGACCGAGCGAGGTCTCGACGCGCGCGACGGTGGTGTCGGCGAGCTCCCGGTCCGCGAGCAGCCGCCCCGCCAGCCCCTGCCCCCGGTCCACCTTCCCGAGGATGGAGTTCGTGGTGGCGACGGATTCCTTCAGGCTGGAGATCGTCTCCTTCCCGAAGTTCGGATCGAAGAGGGCGGAGCCGAGAAAGGTCTCGCGGTTCTGGAGCTGGTCGAGGATCACCTTGAGCCCCTTCGTGATCCCCTGGAGATCGTCGGCGATCGAGGCCCCGAGCGCCTGGAACTCCTCCATCCCCATCCCCTCGGGCACCTGGATGTACGACCCGGGCTCGAGGACGGGCTCCCGCGCGCTCCCGGGGGTGAGATCCAGGAACTTGTCGCCGCCGAGCAGGGAGAGGACCTTGAGCGTGGCCGTCGTGTCCCGGCGAATGCGCGATTCGACGGCATGGTCCACCTTGAGGACGATGTCGATGTCGCTCCTTTGAGGGTCCTCGGGGAGGACCACCTCCGTCACCGTCCCGACCTGCACCCCGACGAGCCGCACCGGCGAGCCGACCTGGAGCCCGTTGGTGTTCGCGAGCCGGATCCTGTACGCGACCTTCCGGGACCAGAGGCGGCTCTCGCTGCCGATGGCGAAGAGCCCCACGGCGAAGATCAGGGCCGCGACGGTCAGGACCAGGCCGACGCTCAGGTCCCGTCCGGCGCGCTTCGGTCCGGTCATCGGTCACCTCCCCGTCGCGCACCGTCGAGGAACGCGCGGAGCCTGGGCTCCGCGCTGGCCCGGGCCTCCGCCACGGTGCCTGTGAAGAGCAGCTTCCCTTCATGCAGGAACGCCATGCGATCCCCCACCGTGAACGCGCTGTCGATGTCGTGCGTCACGACGATGGCCGTGACCCCGAGGGCGCGCTGGAGATTCCGTATGAGATGGTTGATGGCCCCGGCCGTGATCGGATCGAGCCCCGTGGTCGGCTCGTCGTAGAGCAGGCCGGCCGGCTCGAGCGCGATCGCGCGCGCGAGCGCCACGCGCTTGCGCATGCCTCCGGAAAGATCCGCGGGCGTCAGCGCCTCCACCCCCGGGAGCTCCACGAGCTCCAGCTTCCCGGCGACCCGCGCGCCGATCTCCTCCTCCGTCATCCGCGTGTGCTCCCTGAGCCCGAAGGCGATGTTCTCATACACGTTCATCGAATCGAAGAGGGCCCCGGCCTGGAAGAGCATGCTCACCTTGCGGCGCACCGCCATGAACCGCTCCTCCGGGTAGTCCGTGACGTCGTCCCCGTCGACGAAGACGCGCCCTCCGTCCGGCCGGTGCAGCCCGATGACGTGCCGGAGCAGCACGCTCTTCCCGGTGCCGCTCCCGCCGAGCACGACCATCGTCTCGCCTCTCGGCACGTCGAGCGTCACGCCGTCGAGGACCACCTTCGGCCCGAACGACTTCCTGACGTCCTCGAACCGGATGAAGGGCTCCGCCACCGGCCCCTCAGAGCACGACGAAGAAGAGCTTCGTCAGGAAGAAGTTGGAGACGAGGATCGCGATCGACGCCGTGACCACGGTGCGCGTCGTCGCCCGGCCGACGCCGTCGGCGCCCCCCGACGCGCGCAGCCCGTTGTAGCACGCGACGAGCGCGATGATGAGCGCGAAGACCGGCGTCTTGCCCGTCCCCGTGAAGACGTCCCGGAAGCTCAGCGTCGTGACGACCTGCCTCAGATAGTACGACCCCGACTGGCCCAGCTCCATGACGCTGATGAAGAGCCCGCCGAGGATGCCGACGAAGTCCGCCAGCACCGTCAGCGCCGGGACCATCAGGAAGGTGGCGACGACCTTCGGCATGACGAGCTTCTTGACCGGGTCTGCGCCGAGCGCGCGGATCGCGTCCACCTGCTCGGTGACGTTCATCGTCCCGATCTCCGCGGTGATCCCCGCGCCGACCCTCCCGGCCACCACGATCGCGGTCAGAACGGGGCCGAGCTCCTGCACCATCGAGAGAGCGACCGCCTTGCCGATGAGCATGCGCGCGCCGTACTGCGCCAGCGTGTACGCGGTCTCGAGCGCGAGGACCATGCCGGTGAAGACCGCCGTGATCGTGGTGATCGACAGCGATCGCACCCCCAACTGGAAGAGCTGATGGCGGATCTGCTCGCCCTCGAACGGGCGGGAGAAGATCTGCCTCACCGCCGCGCGGAACAGAATCGCGACCCCGCCCACCTCCTCGAGGCCGTTCCTCAGGATCTCCCCCATCGCGGGCGATTATGACACACGGGGCGGGGGCGGCGACCGTCAGTCGCCGTAGCCCCGCGGGTGATCGCGATGCCACGCGAGCGCCGAGTCGATAATCGTCTTCAGGTCGCTGAAACGCGGGCTCCATCCGAGCTCTTTCTTCAGCCGCGCGGACGAGGCGAGGAGGAGCGCGGGGTCGCCCGGGCGGCGCCCCGCCTCGAGCACGCGGATCGATCGGCCCGAGACCTCCTCGGCGACGCGGATCACGTCCCTCACGCTCGCCGCCTGATCGGCGCCGAGATTGTACGCGCGGAAGGCCGCCCCCGCGGACGGCGCGTCGAGCGCCCGCAGCGCCAGGACGTGGGCCTCCGCGAGATCAAGCACGTGCACGTAGTCGCGCAGGCACGTCCCGTCCGCCGTCGGATAGTCGGTCCCGAAGATCTCGACGAAGTCGCAGACCCCGAGCGCGGCGCGCAGGATGTTCGGGACGAGGTGCGTCTCGGGATCGTGGTCCTCGCCCATCGATCCCGCCGGGAGCCCGCCCCCCGAGGCGTTGAAGTAGCGCAGCGCGATCGAGCGGAACCCGTAGGCCTCGCCGTACCAGCGCAGCGCGTGCTCGAAGGCGAGCTTCGTCGCCCCGTACGGGTTCGTCGGCGCCGTGGGGTGCTCCTCGGTGATCGGCACGCTGACCGGCTCCCCGTACACCGCGGCGGTCGAGGAGAAGACGAGCTTCGCAACGCCCCGCGCCCGCACGAGGTTCAGGAAGGCGATCGACTTGACCAGATTGTTCTCGTAGTAGGCGGCCGGGTCGCGCATCGACTGGCCGACCTGCGCGGAGGCCGCCATGTGGATGACGGCGCGCACCTCCCCGAGCGAGAGGGCGCGGTCGACCGCCTCGGGATCGACGATGTCGCCGACGACGAGATCCGTCCGGCCGACGGCGCGGGTGTGTCCCTCGCTGAGATCGTCGAGCACGATGGCGCGGTCCCCGCGGGAGCGGAGCAGCTGCACGATGAACGAGCCGATGTACCCGGCCCCACCCGTCACGAGAACGTCCATGTCAGGAACCTCCGGTGGCCGCGCCGCGCGGCGACAGATCGACTCCGGTGAGCTTCCACACCGCGAGCCCGGCGAACGGAACGAGCGAAAGGTAGTGCACGGCCGCGAAGGCGAGATCGGCCGCCGCGAGCACGAGGAAGGCCTTCGGCTCGCCGTACCCGAGCACGGCGACCACGAGGAAGACGCCGCCGAGAGCGCGCAGGAGCGCCGCGGCGACGACGTTGCCGAGGTATCGGCCGGGGTGGAGCACGGGCATGAGGTAGAAGGCCGGGACGCCGGCCAGGAAGACTCCGAGAAACCGGAGGTAGATCTGCTGCTGCGGCATCTCGAGGCCCAGCGCGCCCGCGAGAGCCGCGGGCGCCGCGAGGATGCAGATGGCGAAGAAGAGATCGTACAGGGCGCCGGCGAGCATGGTGGCCCGCACGATCCAAACGAAGGTCCCGGTGTTCATGGCTTGCGTCTCCCCCACCCTCCGCCGCCGGGCGTCTCCACGATGAGCACGTCACCCTTCGCCACGCGCGCCCGGAATTTCCCGGGCATCCGCTCTTCACTCCCGTCGCGCCCCACCAGGGTGTCCCGGCCGGGCGCCCCCGCCTCGCCCCCCGCGGCGCCCCACGGGCGGAGCGATCTCCGCTCGGACAGCACCGTCACCTCCGCCGGCGCGAGGAACTCGTACTCGCGGACGAGGCCGTCGCCGCCGCGCCTCAGGCCTTCGCCGCCGGAGCCCGCGCGCAGGCTGTAGCGGCGGATCACCACGGGGAAATCGTGCTCGATCGCCTCGATGGGGGTGTTGAGCGAGTTGGTCATGTGGGTGTGCACCGCGCTCAGGCCGTCGCTCCCCGGCCGCCCCCCCATGCCCCCTCCCAGGGTCTCGTAGTACGCGAAGGCGGCGCCCGTCGCGGGATCCGTCCCGCCGATGGCGACGTTGTTCATCGTCCCGGCGCTCGCGGCCGGGATCCGCCCGGGGATCGCGCGCGCGAGGGCCCCGAAGACGACGTCGACGATGCGCTGCGACGTCTCGACGTTGCCGGCGGCGACGGCGGCGGGCGGGTTCGCGTTGACGATCGTTCCCGGCGGGGCGATGAGCCGGATCGGGACGAAGCATCCGTCGTTCGCGGGCACCTCGACCGGCAGGAGGCATCGGAAGGCGTAGAGCACGGACGAGCGCGTGATCGCCTCGACGGCATTCACGGGCCCGGCGGTCTGAGGCGCGGTGCCGGTGAAATCGACGATCGCCTCGCGATCCCGCAGCGTGATGCGGACGCGAATCGGCAACGGCCCGCTCCCGAAACCGTCGTCCTCGAGGGCGTCCTCGAACTCGTAGATTCCCGGGGGGAGCGTCGCGAGGAGGGCCCGGGTGCCGCGCTCGGCGTACGCGTGGAGCTCGGCGGCCCTCTCCTGCACCGCCGCCTCTCCGTACGTCGCGCACATCTGCGCCACGCGGGCGCGCCCCACGTCGAGCGAGGCGATCTGCGCTCGCAGATCCCCCGACCGCTCGCGGGGGGTCCTCACGTTGGCGAGGATCATCGCCAGCAGGTCATCGTCGACGCGTCCCCCGCGCGCGAAGCGGACGGGGGGGATCCGGAGCCCCTCCTGGAAGATCTCGGAGGCGAGCGGCATCGAGCCCGGAGACATCCCGCCGATGTCCGAGTGATGGGCGCGGTTCGCGGAGTAGAAGAGCGGCGACTCCGGGTCCGAGCCGTAGTACGGGGCGACCATCGTGATGTCGGGGAGGTGGGTTCCGCCCGCGAAGGGATCGTTCACCGCCGCGATGTCCCCGGGAGCGAGGTGCATCGCGTCGAGCACGGCGCGCACCGACGCGGGCATCGAGCCGAGATGCACGGGCATGTGGTCCCCCTGCGCGATCAGCCGGCCGGCGCCGTCGAAGAGCGCGCACGAGTAGTCGCAGCGCTCCTTGATGTTCGGCGAGTAGGCCGCGCGCCTCAGCACCGCCCCCATCTCGTCGCAGACCGACGCGAAGAGATTCCGGAAGATCTCGATCTGCACGGGCAGCGTCATCGAGCCCTCCGAATCCGCAGGGAGCCGTCGGCCCCCGCGATCGCGCTCGATCCCGACGGGACGAAGGTCGTGGCGCCGGCCTCTGTGACCACCGCGGGCCCCCGGACGGTCTCTCCGGGAGTCAGCCCCCCTCTCTCGATCGAGACCCCCTCGCGCCACTCCCCGCGATCCCAGAGGCGCGCCGGTCGGCGGCCGGCCTCGCGCCGCTCGGGGGCGGCGAAGGGGACCGGCGCGACGGGAAGGCGCGCGGCGACGCGCACGGTCACCGCGATGACGTCGTCGCCGCGCCGGTCGAACCCGTAGCGCCTGAAGTGCTCGGCGTGGAAGGCGGCGATCCAGTCGCCGTCCGCAGGGACTGCGATCTCATGCGACTGGCCGCGGTATCGCGCGTCGATGGTGCGCTCGACGACGACGCGATCTCCCGCGGACGCGGGGCGCTCGGTCCCGAGGAGAATCGAGCTCGCCTCCGAGGCGAGCCGCGCGAAGCTCGATCTCAGGGCGGAGTCGCTGACGGGCCCCGCGGGGACGAGCACCGTCTCCGATCGATCCGCGACGAGGTCTCCCGCCAGGAGCCCCCACGCCGACAGGACCCCGGGCTCGGCGGGCACCAGGACCTCGTCGATCCCCGCCGCGGCGGCGACGCTCGACGCGTGCAGGCCACCGGCGCCGCCGAAAGCGCAGAGGGCGAACCCGGCGGGATCGAACCCGCGGAAGAGGGAGACATGCCGGATCGCCCGCGCCATCGTCACGTTGGCGACGTCGAGGATGCCGGACGCCGTCTCCTCGAGGGACATCCCGAGCGACGCGGCGAGCGCTCCGATCGCGCGCTCCGCCGCCGCGGCGTCGAGCGCCATCTTCCCGTCGAGGAAGCGCTCGGGGACGATCCTCCCCAGGAAGAGGTTCGCGTCGGTCACGGTCGCGGGGCCGCCGTGCCCGTAGCACGCCGGGCCGGGATCGGCGCCGGCGCTCCTCGGGCCCACCTTGAGCGCCCCCCCCGGATCGATCCAGGCGATCGAGCCGCCGCCGGCCCCCACGGTGTGGATGTCCACGACGGGCGTCCGGATCGGATAGCCGGCGACCACGGTCTCACCCGACAGGAGGATCTGATCGGGGACCAGGGAGACGTCGGTCGACGTGCCGCCCATGTCGAACGAGACGAGCCGGCCGATGCCGACGGCGGCGCAGGCGCGGCGCGCGGCGACGACTCCGGCGGCGGGCCCCGAGAGGACGGTCCGGACGGCCTCGTCCGAGGCGACGCCCGGAGCGAGCGCGCCGCCGTTGCTCCCCATGATCGTGAGCGACCCCGCCTCAAGCCCCCCCTCGAGCCGTCGGAGGTATTTGCCGACCAGGGGCGAGACGGCCGCGTTGACCGCCGCGGTGCTGCACCGCTCATACTCGCGGAACTCGCGCACGAGCGACGACGAGATCGTGACAGGGCCGTGGAAGATCTCCCGGAGCAGGCGCGCCGCCTCGGCCTCGTGACCGGGCCGGATGTAGGAATGGAGGAAGCAGACGGCGACCGCGTCGGCCCCGGCGCGCACCGCCGCCTCCGCGGCGCGCCGGACGGCGCCGGCGTCGAGGGGCCGGCGGATCGATCCGTCGGCGAGAACGCGCTCCGGGATCCCGAACCGCAGATCCCTCGACACCAGGGGGGGCGGCCGCGTCGCCTCGAGATCGTAGAGCGAAGGGCGCGACTGCCGGCCGATCTCGAGCACGTCCTCGAACCCGGCGGTCGTGACGAGGGCGACGCGCGCCGTTTTC
This sequence is a window from Acidobacteriota bacterium. Protein-coding genes within it:
- a CDS encoding hydantoinase B/oxoprolinase family protein — translated: MTLPVQIEIFRNLFASVCDEMGAVLRRAAYSPNIKERCDYSCALFDGAGRLIAQGDHMPVHLGSMPASVRAVLDAMHLAPGDIAAVNDPFAGGTHLPDITMVAPYYGSDPESPLFYSANRAHHSDIGGMSPGSMPLASEIFQEGLRIPPVRFARGGRVDDDLLAMILANVRTPRERSGDLRAQIASLDVGRARVAQMCATYGEAAVQERAAELHAYAERGTRALLATLPPGIYEFEDALEDDGFGSGPLPIRVRITLRDREAIVDFTGTAPQTAGPVNAVEAITRSSVLYAFRCLLPVEVPANDGCFVPIRLIAPPGTIVNANPPAAVAAGNVETSQRIVDVVFGALARAIPGRIPAASAGTMNNVAIGGTDPATGAAFAYYETLGGGMGGRPGSDGLSAVHTHMTNSLNTPIEAIEHDFPVVIRRYSLRAGSGGEGLRRGGDGLVREYEFLAPAEVTVLSERRSLRPWGAAGGEAGAPGRDTLVGRDGSEERMPGKFRARVAKGDVLIVETPGGGGWGRRKP
- a CDS encoding hydantoinase/oxoprolinase family protein yields the protein MAREDTRGAAPPQRAGPPLRRGRHVESLASPGARRGRSGGVPLRIGIDTGGTFTDVVVAGDRGVVSFKVPSTPADPSIAILGALAAAGWREGSAAPAAGIEVVHGSTVATNALLEGKTARVALVTTAGFEDVLEIGRQSRPSLYDLEATRPPPLVSRDLRFGIPERVLADGSIRRPLDAGAVRRAAEAAVRAGADAVAVCFLHSYIRPGHEAEAARLLREIFHGPVTISSSLVREFREYERCSTAAVNAAVSPLVGKYLRRLEGGLEAGSLTIMGSNGGALAPGVASDEAVRTVLSGPAAGVVAARRACAAVGIGRLVSFDMGGTSTDVSLVPDQILLSGETVVAGYPIRTPVVDIHTVGAGGGSIAWIDPGGALKVGPRSAGADPGPACYGHGGPATVTDANLFLGRIVPERFLDGKMALDAAAAERAIGALAASLGMSLEETASGILDVANVTMARAIRHVSLFRGFDPAGFALCAFGGAGGLHASSVAAAAGIDEVLVPAEPGVLSAWGLLAGDLVADRSETVLVPAGPVSDSALRSSFARLASEASSILLGTERPASAGDRVVVERTIDARYRGQSHEIAVPADGDWIAAFHAEHFRRYGFDRRGDDVIAVTVRVAARLPVAPVPFAAPERREAGRRPARLWDRGEWREGVSIERGGLTPGETVRGPAVVTEAGATTFVPSGSSAIAGADGSLRIRRAR